A region of Marnyiella aurantia DNA encodes the following proteins:
- the rplQ gene encoding 50S ribosomal protein L17: protein MRHGKKFNHLGRTAPHRKAMLSNMACSLIEHKRINTTVAKAKALRVYVEPLLTKAKEDTTHNRRTVFSYLQSKEAVAELFRTVAPKIAERNGGYTRIIKTGFRQGDAADMAMIELVDFNELYNPNEEEKKTTRRSRRAGTAKKEAVASVPAAETPAEEAKTDGVTEGGVKSEDNKTD, encoded by the coding sequence ATGAGACACGGTAAAAAATTCAATCACTTAGGAAGAACCGCTCCACACAGAAAAGCAATGCTTTCTAATATGGCTTGTTCTCTTATCGAGCATAAAAGAATCAACACTACTGTTGCTAAAGCGAAAGCTTTAAGAGTATATGTTGAGCCACTTTTAACAAAAGCAAAAGAAGATACTACACATAACAGAAGAACAGTTTTCTCCTACCTTCAAAGTAAGGAAGCTGTTGCTGAACTTTTCAGAACGGTAGCCCCAAAAATCGCCGAAAGAAACGGTGGTTATACAAGAATCATCAAAACTGGTTTCCGCCAGGGTGATGCTGCTGATATGGCTATGATCGAACTTGTAGATTTCAACGAGCTTTACAATCCTAACGAGGAAGAGAAAAAGACTACTAGAAGAAGCAGAAGAGCCGGTACAGCCAAGAAAGAAGCTGTAGCATCTGTTCCTGCTGCTGAAACTCCTGCTGAAGAAGCAAAAACCGACGGTGTAACCGAAGGTGGAGTAAAGTCTGAAGATAACAAAACGGACTAA
- a CDS encoding DUF3575 domain-containing protein yields the protein MKLNTFSFMAVLCCSFAFSQNADSVSVTKLRPDIPNIIKTNVTAFAFRNLNLSYERVISKTTSLAATVSVIPSGKVPYVKLFLQGDDIGDVEGMVMNYNSITLEPRFYLGKGGYGQGFYLAPYYRYSHAEFSDYRYEFETIEQGVTEKHYVQLEGNVNGNSIGVMIGKQWFLGQEQNWVLDFNILGGHYGISKGELIASSSTRLTPERQRELQEELDNLDVPLVKIEATATETGATAKVSGPWAGLRFGLALGYRF from the coding sequence ATGAAATTGAATACCTTTTCTTTTATGGCTGTGCTGTGCTGTAGTTTTGCCTTTTCGCAAAATGCGGATTCCGTATCCGTTACGAAACTTCGCCCGGATATACCCAACATCATCAAAACCAATGTAACAGCCTTCGCATTCCGGAATCTCAATCTGTCCTACGAGCGCGTCATAAGTAAAACTACATCATTAGCTGCAACAGTTTCTGTTATTCCTTCAGGAAAAGTTCCATATGTGAAACTTTTCCTTCAGGGAGATGATATTGGAGATGTAGAAGGTATGGTGATGAATTATAATTCAATTACTCTGGAGCCGCGGTTTTATTTAGGTAAAGGCGGATACGGGCAGGGCTTCTATCTGGCACCGTACTACCGGTACTCGCATGCTGAATTTTCAGACTACCGGTATGAGTTCGAAACCATTGAGCAGGGAGTAACAGAGAAACATTACGTTCAGCTGGAAGGAAATGTGAACGGTAACAGTATAGGAGTAATGATTGGCAAGCAATGGTTCCTGGGGCAGGAGCAAAACTGGGTGCTGGATTTCAATATTTTGGGCGGACACTATGGTATATCAAAAGGTGAGCTCATTGCTTCCAGCAGCACTAGGCTCACCCCAGAAAGGCAGCGTGAGCTGCAGGAGGAACTGGATAATCTTGATGTTCCTCTTGTAAAAATAGAAGCTACCGCAACTGAAACTGGTGCGACCGCAAAAGTTAGCGGACCTTGGGCTGGACTGCGCTTTGGACTTGCTTTGGGATATCGCTTCTAA